The nucleotide window GCCGCGCCCGGCATGAGTATACTATTATAGAGACTTATGAAGCAGGAATTGCCCTTACCGGTACGGAAGTGAAGTCCCTGCGCAGCGGCAAGGCTAATATCCAGGATAGTTACGCGCGGATCGAAAACGGGGAGCTTATTCTCCATGATATGCATATCAGCCCTTATGAACAGGGAAATCGTTTTAACCATGAGCCACGCCGGCCGCGGCGCCTGCTGATGCACCGTTACGAAATCCAGCGGCTGTATGGCAAGGTACGGGAAAAAGGTTTGACCCTAATACCGTTAAAAGTGTATTTCAATGAACGCGGCCGGGCCAAGGTGGAGCTGGCCCTGGCCAAAGGTAAGCGCCTCTATGACAAGCGGGAGGCCATCGCTGCCCGCGACGCCCAGCGGGAAATAGCCAAGGCCTTTCGCGAACGCCAGAAGTTTTAACGTGGGGGCGTAATGGTTTCGACGGGGGTGGCATTGGCAGTAGTAGCCAGGCGAGATCCCACCTTCTCGTTAAACGGTGGAAAGGCTATAAGTGCCGAAGATAATTTAGCTCTGGCTGCTTAATTT belongs to Moorella humiferrea and includes:
- the smpB gene encoding SsrA-binding protein SmpB — translated: MGRQVKIVTDNRRARHEYTIIETYEAGIALTGTEVKSLRSGKANIQDSYARIENGELILHDMHISPYEQGNRFNHEPRRPRRLLMHRYEIQRLYGKVREKGLTLIPLKVYFNERGRAKVELALAKGKRLYDKREAIAARDAQREIAKAFRERQKF